A single Roseinatronobacter monicus DNA region contains:
- a CDS encoding nucleotidyltransferase family protein, translating into MSKTCAILLPAAGASSRMRGADKLLQQVGGMALLTCVARRALQVTPHVAVSLRAEDEARKQALDGLPVAFLQITDAAEGMSASLRAGARWAMALDAQAVMIALPDMPDITAQDMRDLFAAQAQEPQRPLRACAADKQPGHPVILPRALFPAMLKLRGDEGAKLLLRSPSPHLHPLPGQRAVTDLDTPEDWDAWRKDQPPS; encoded by the coding sequence GTGAGCAAAACCTGCGCGATCCTGCTGCCTGCTGCAGGCGCCTCCAGCCGGATGCGGGGCGCTGACAAACTGTTGCAACAGGTTGGCGGCATGGCGCTGCTGACCTGTGTGGCGCGACGGGCCTTGCAGGTCACACCACATGTCGCGGTCAGTTTGCGCGCAGAAGATGAAGCGCGCAAGCAAGCCTTGGACGGGCTACCTGTCGCGTTCTTGCAAATCACGGATGCCGCTGAAGGAATGAGCGCGTCTTTGCGCGCGGGCGCACGCTGGGCGATGGCGCTGGATGCGCAGGCAGTTATGATCGCCCTGCCCGATATGCCTGACATCACGGCACAGGATATGCGTGATCTGTTTGCGGCGCAGGCGCAGGAACCGCAGCGCCCCTTACGGGCCTGCGCGGCTGACAAGCAGCCCGGTCATCCGGTCATCCTGCCACGTGCATTGTTTCCGGCCATGCTAAAGCTGCGCGGCGATGAGGGGGCGAAGTTGCTTTTGCGCAGTCCTTCACCGCACTTGCACCCCCTGCCCGGTCAGCGCGCCGTAACGGATCTGGACACGCCCGAGGATTGGGATGCTTGGCGCAAGGATCAACCGCCGTCCTGA
- a CDS encoding TrgA family protein — MPTITRLVAMVLFGIVAFSLVTQFHLLDEDPPRSQASNFLFAVVAGLVGWRFVGLRITRDFAAGFTIVVQGYVATLLISLTVAGMYDIFANGYRLRYRSFAEAFTGSMSNAYEVLLQMKDVPFLSWVLGSALLCSFLLVLIYRTAETRRISG, encoded by the coding sequence ATGCCCACAATTACCAGACTGGTCGCCATGGTGCTGTTCGGCATAGTGGCATTTTCCCTCGTGACGCAATTCCATTTGTTGGATGAAGACCCGCCCAGATCGCAGGCAAGCAATTTTCTTTTTGCCGTTGTGGCAGGGCTTGTTGGCTGGCGATTTGTCGGCCTGCGCATCACGCGCGACTTCGCTGCCGGTTTCACGATTGTGGTGCAGGGCTATGTCGCTACATTGCTGATTTCACTTACCGTTGCCGGAATGTACGACATTTTCGCCAATGGCTACAGATTGCGTTACCGTAGCTTTGCCGAGGCATTTACCGGCAGCATGTCCAATGCCTACGAGGTGTTGCTGCAAATGAAAGATGTCCCGTTTTTGTCGTGGGTTCTGGGCAGTGCTTTGCTTTGCAGTTTCCTTCTGGTTCTGATCTATCGAACTGCGGAAACGCGGCGCATATCGGGATGA
- a CDS encoding cryptochrome/photolyase family protein — MNDNRPILVWFRRDLRLSDHPALHEAARSGRVVVPVFLHDQVIEGLGAAPKWRLGLGIEAFSDSLEALGLRLILRRGNALAELQKLVRETGAGAVWWTRQYDPDQIERDSEIKSTLQGAGIEAKSFPGHLLFEPWDVATGQGKFYQVYTPFWRSVRGRDVAVRLPAPADVAAPAHWPESDALESWQMGHAMNRGADVVRPYLHIGEAAARQRLASFARDRFDSYGTDRDRLDKDATSGLSENLTYGEISPLALWETGQRAMEAGKAGAETFLKEIVWREFAYHLVYHTPQITHDSWRAGWDSFPWQDESAETLRWKQGRTGIEVVDAAMREMYVTGRMHNRARMLVGSYLTKHMMTHWRVGQRWFEECLIDWDPAANAMGWQWVAGSGPDAAPYFRIFNPDTQAEKFDPKRAYRSAWVAELSQDPPGTALEFFSACPRNWNLTPDAAYPAPVVELATGRNRALSAYEHRKTA; from the coding sequence TTGAACGACAATCGTCCCATACTGGTATGGTTTCGGCGTGATTTACGCCTGAGCGATCATCCCGCGCTGCATGAAGCGGCGCGCAGCGGGCGGGTTGTGGTTCCGGTTTTCCTGCATGATCAGGTGATTGAGGGGCTTGGCGCAGCTCCGAAATGGCGTCTTGGATTGGGGATCGAGGCGTTTTCAGACAGCCTTGAAGCACTTGGGCTGCGGTTGATCCTGCGCCGTGGAAACGCCTTGGCCGAGTTGCAAAAGCTGGTGCGCGAGACTGGTGCAGGCGCAGTCTGGTGGACACGCCAATATGACCCCGATCAAATCGAGCGTGACAGTGAGATTAAGTCCACGCTTCAAGGCGCTGGTATTGAAGCAAAAAGCTTCCCTGGTCATCTGCTGTTCGAGCCGTGGGACGTGGCGACCGGACAGGGCAAATTCTATCAGGTCTACACACCTTTCTGGCGCTCGGTGCGTGGGCGCGATGTTGCGGTACGCTTGCCTGCGCCTGCGGATGTGGCTGCGCCTGCGCATTGGCCCGAAAGCGATGCGCTGGAGTCGTGGCAGATGGGGCACGCGATGAACCGCGGCGCAGATGTGGTGCGCCCCTATCTGCATATCGGTGAGGCAGCGGCGCGCCAGCGACTGGCCAGCTTCGCGCGCGACCGGTTCGACAGCTATGGCACCGACCGCGACCGTCTGGACAAGGACGCAACCTCTGGCCTGTCCGAGAACCTGACTTACGGCGAGATCAGCCCCTTGGCGCTGTGGGAAACCGGCCAACGCGCAATGGAGGCCGGCAAGGCCGGAGCCGAGACGTTTCTCAAGGAAATCGTCTGGCGCGAATTTGCTTACCATCTGGTATATCACACGCCCCAGATAACCCATGATAGCTGGCGTGCGGGGTGGGACAGCTTTCCGTGGCAGGATGAAAGCGCCGAGACTTTGCGCTGGAAGCAAGGGCGCACCGGCATTGAGGTGGTCGATGCCGCCATGCGCGAAATGTATGTCACAGGTCGGATGCACAACCGCGCGCGGATGCTTGTCGGCTCATATCTGACCAAGCATATGATGACGCATTGGCGCGTCGGTCAGCGCTGGTTCGAGGAATGCCTGATCGACTGGGACCCGGCGGCGAATGCGATGGGTTGGCAATGGGTTGCTGGGTCCGGGCCGGATGCTGCACCGTATTTCCGCATATTCAACCCTGACACGCAGGCTGAAAAATTCGATCCTAAACGCGCATATCGGTCCGCTTGGGTCGCAGAGCTGTCACAAGACCCGCCCGGCACAGCGCTGGAGTTCTTCAGCGCCTGCCCGCGCAACTGGAACCTGACGCCAGATGCTGCATATCCCGCACCTGTGGTAGAGCTCGCGACAGGGCGAAACAGGGCGCTGTCCGCATATGAACATAGAAAAACAGCCTGA
- a CDS encoding IS1595 family transposase: protein MDHDIFLVWLNETDNLSPDQRAEASRILSGSPSLQAVVDLLEAKVREDRICPHCASEGAIIRGHASGLSRFFCKGCGKTFNALTGTPLARLRHKGRWAEFAASLRDGETVKVSAERCMVARTTAFRWRHRFLRAVTAGAIKLRGIVEADETFFLSSRKGERNLDRKARKRGGKAAKRGLSEEQVPVLVAADRSGTTISAVLPAVTAAHLQAVLQPLLDPDALLVTDGCTSYPPCAAAMGISHESLNQTAGQRVRGELHIQTVNSRHERLKTFLRRHRGIATKYLDSYLRWFQLAVIPKHQTPRAILAAAAGILPISRHA from the coding sequence ATGGACCACGACATCTTTCTGGTTTGGCTCAATGAGACGGATAACCTCTCGCCGGACCAGCGCGCCGAGGCGAGTCGGATCCTTTCTGGGTCTCCGTCATTGCAGGCGGTGGTCGATCTCCTTGAGGCAAAGGTTCGTGAGGACCGTATCTGCCCGCACTGCGCTTCAGAAGGAGCTATCATCAGGGGTCATGCAAGTGGCCTTTCCCGGTTCTTTTGCAAAGGCTGCGGCAAAACCTTCAACGCGTTGACCGGTACTCCGCTGGCGCGCCTGCGCCACAAGGGCCGTTGGGCAGAGTTCGCTGCTTCGTTACGTGACGGCGAAACGGTAAAGGTATCCGCTGAGCGTTGCATGGTGGCGCGCACGACCGCTTTTCGTTGGCGTCATCGTTTTCTTCGGGCGGTGACGGCTGGGGCGATCAAGTTGCGCGGCATCGTCGAAGCCGACGAGACCTTCTTTCTGAGCAGCCGAAAAGGTGAACGAAACCTTGATCGTAAGGCCCGTAAACGTGGCGGCAAGGCCGCCAAACGCGGCTTGTCGGAGGAGCAGGTTCCGGTCTTGGTCGCAGCCGACCGATCCGGCACCACCATAAGTGCTGTCTTGCCAGCAGTGACGGCCGCACATCTGCAGGCGGTTTTGCAGCCGCTTCTCGATCCTGATGCGCTCTTGGTCACTGATGGCTGCACCAGTTACCCGCCTTGCGCAGCAGCAATGGGCATCAGCCATGAAAGCCTCAACCAGACTGCAGGACAACGTGTTCGCGGGGAGTTGCACATTCAAACCGTGAACAGTCGACATGAGCGGCTCAAGACATTCCTGCGGCGCCATCGCGGCATCGCAACCAAGTACTTGGACAGCTACCTGCGCTGGTTTCAACTTGCAGTCATTCCAAAACACCAAACTCCCCGCGCGATACTCGCCGCCGCCGCAGGAATCCTGCCTATCTCAAGGCACGCATAA
- a CDS encoding SAM-dependent methyltransferase, with protein sequence MANATKSQKAILTSIEGQQDLPRYFRQAYARAALLNKGRLDVILPDGRQFRMEGAAPGHVAELHVHDADLFGRLIREGDVGFAESYMEGGWSTPDLQAFMDLINDDNPSVYDEAVGLRLVRLVERARHWLRSNSKTQARRNISYHYDLGNDFYGLWLDDSMTYSSAIFTTGQESLEAAQEAKYCAMVDHMGVKPGDHVLEIGCGWGGFAEYAAAKRGLKVTGLTISAAQRDFAVARMAQAGLSEQVEIRMQDYRDTGGQFDGIASIEMFEAVGEKYWPRYFRAVFERLKPGAQAVIQIIMVPDERFNSYRNHVDFIQKYIFPGGMLGAPGPVRRVAEDQGLHYRDTHDFGQSYSETLRRWNHSFQAQWPEISAMGYDTRFKRMWEFYLTSCAGAFRNGTCDVTQLVLQRPNGN encoded by the coding sequence ATGGCGAATGCAACAAAATCTCAGAAAGCGATCCTGACCTCTATCGAGGGGCAGCAGGATTTGCCGCGCTATTTCCGCCAAGCCTATGCGCGCGCGGCGCTGCTCAACAAGGGACGGCTGGATGTGATCTTGCCGGATGGGCGCCAGTTTCGTATGGAAGGCGCGGCCCCCGGTCATGTGGCAGAACTTCATGTCCATGACGCCGACCTGTTCGGACGCCTGATCCGCGAGGGCGATGTGGGCTTTGCCGAATCCTATATGGAAGGCGGCTGGTCCACGCCTGATTTGCAGGCATTCATGGATCTTATCAATGATGACAACCCGTCCGTCTATGACGAAGCGGTCGGGTTGCGGCTGGTGCGCCTTGTGGAACGTGCGCGCCATTGGCTGCGCTCGAATTCCAAGACGCAGGCGCGCAGGAATATCTCGTATCATTATGATTTGGGTAATGATTTCTATGGGTTATGGCTGGATGACAGCATGACCTATTCCTCTGCCATTTTCACCACCGGACAAGAAAGTCTGGAGGCCGCGCAGGAGGCCAAGTATTGCGCCATGGTCGATCATATGGGGGTGAAACCCGGCGATCATGTACTGGAAATCGGGTGCGGATGGGGGGGGTTTGCTGAATATGCCGCCGCCAAACGCGGACTGAAAGTGACCGGCTTGACGATCAGTGCAGCGCAGCGTGATTTCGCAGTGGCGCGCATGGCGCAGGCCGGGTTGTCGGAACAGGTCGAAATACGGATGCAGGATTACCGCGACACAGGCGGGCAATTTGATGGCATCGCCTCGATCGAGATGTTCGAGGCCGTGGGCGAGAAATACTGGCCGCGCTATTTCCGGGCGGTGTTTGAGCGGTTAAAACCCGGCGCGCAAGCTGTCATCCAGATCATCATGGTGCCGGATGAGCGCTTTAACTCTTACCGCAATCACGTTGATTTTATACAGAAATACATCTTCCCCGGTGGGATGCTTGGCGCGCCCGGTCCTGTGCGGCGCGTGGCCGAAGATCAGGGTCTGCACTACCGTGACACCCATGATTTCGGGCAAAGTTATAGCGAAACCCTGCGCCGCTGGAATCACAGCTTTCAGGCGCAATGGCCCGAAATTTCCGCGATGGGCTATGACACCCGCTTCAAGCGGATGTGGGAGTTTTATCTGACATCTTGCGCAGGCGCATTTCGAAACGGCACCTGCGATGTAACGCAGCTTGTCTTGCAGCGACCGAACGGCAACTGA
- a CDS encoding NUDIX domain-containing protein, protein MTQTVFLFGPLCDAKLAEVILHKRATGQRALLHDYRLGMVGPSIMPCLVPEPGASVDGMVVAVDAPALARLDIFFGLHSAERFGVVVEGAGTKMAALAYHVGRQPSDPVSTGWTKDQSQIMHLATAEIMGLADRAPIAALHARWPMALAHAASQVRARKGDDPAQLRKDWTRNDVELVHGAMPYAWYFAVAEDDLRFRQFDGAFSAVVKRAGLVMSDAVTVLPYDPVRDIVMVIEQFRFGPWLRGAGNAWLLEPIAGRVDPFESPQDCALREAQEEAQITLRADALMSVGHVYPSPGAITEFLYQFVALCDLPEGSDGVAGLDSEAEDIRSHLVPFDRLMALIASGEVQNGPLLQSAYWLALNRDRLRADAVPQDGG, encoded by the coding sequence ATGACGCAAACAGTTTTCCTGTTCGGCCCCCTATGCGACGCGAAGCTTGCAGAGGTCATTCTGCACAAGCGCGCCACAGGGCAGCGCGCGCTTTTGCATGATTACCGGCTGGGCATGGTGGGACCGTCCATCATGCCGTGTCTTGTGCCCGAACCCGGCGCATCCGTTGACGGCATGGTCGTGGCGGTGGATGCACCTGCATTGGCGCGGCTTGATATTTTCTTCGGCCTGCATTCGGCAGAGCGGTTTGGCGTTGTGGTGGAGGGCGCAGGCACAAAGATGGCTGCTTTGGCGTACCATGTGGGGCGACAGCCAAGCGACCCCGTGTCAACCGGCTGGACCAAAGATCAATCGCAGATCATGCACCTTGCCACCGCCGAGATCATGGGTTTGGCAGATCGCGCACCGATAGCTGCGCTGCACGCGCGCTGGCCGATGGCGCTGGCACATGCCGCGTCACAGGTGCGCGCGCGCAAGGGCGATGATCCTGCCCAGTTGCGCAAGGATTGGACGCGCAATGATGTGGAACTGGTGCATGGAGCGATGCCCTATGCGTGGTATTTCGCTGTGGCCGAAGATGATCTGCGGTTTCGTCAGTTTGACGGGGCATTCAGCGCGGTGGTAAAGCGCGCGGGCTTGGTGATGAGCGATGCGGTCACGGTTCTGCCTTATGACCCGGTGCGCGACATAGTGATGGTGATCGAGCAGTTCCGCTTCGGGCCGTGGTTGCGGGGTGCGGGCAATGCGTGGCTTCTGGAACCTATCGCCGGGCGCGTTGACCCATTTGAAAGCCCGCAAGACTGCGCCTTGCGCGAAGCACAGGAAGAGGCGCAGATCACTTTGCGTGCGGACGCGCTGATGTCGGTGGGACATGTCTATCCATCCCCCGGTGCCATCACAGAATTTCTGTATCAATTCGTGGCACTGTGCGATCTGCCCGAGGGGAGTGACGGGGTCGCGGGCCTTGACAGCGAGGCCGAGGATATCCGCAGCCATCTTGTGCCCTTTGATCGTTTGATGGCATTGATCGCCAGTGGCGAGGTGCAGAATGGCCCGCTGCTGCAATCAGCCTATTGGCTTGCGCTGAACCGCGACAGGCTGCGCGCGGATGCGGTGCCTCAGGACGGCGGTTGA